Genomic DNA from Modestobacter versicolor:
GTGACCCACTCGGCGATGCAGACGGGCTTGTCGCCGCCCTCCCGCTCCACGGTGACGGCCAGGGTGTTCTGCACGCCGCCGGCGACCTGCTCGACGTCCTTGAGGGTCACCCGGGCGCGGACCTTCGACCCGACCGGGACCGGGGCGGGGAACCGGACCTTGTTCAGGCCGTAGTTCACGCCCATGGTCGCGTCGGTGACCGTGTAGGTCTGCGAGACCAGCGGCACGATCAGCGACAGCGTCAGGTAGCCGTGCGCGATCGGGCCACCGAACGGGCTCTCCGCCTTGGCCCGCTCGACGTCGACGTGGATCCACTGGTGGTCACCGGTGGCCTCGGCGAACAGGTCCACCGCCTGCTGGGTCACCTCGTACCAGTCGCTGGTGCCCAGCTCCTGGCCCACGAGCTCGGGCAGCTCGGCGATGGTCGTGGTGGTGGTCATGCGTCCTCCTCGGTGGGCACGTAGGTGTGCCGCAGGTCGGGCTTGCGGATCTTGCCGGTGGCGGTCTTCGGCAGCTCGGTCACGTAGCGGACCTGCTTGGGGACCTTGAACCCGGCGAGGCGGGCGCGCAGCGTCGCGCGGAGCGCGTCGCCGTCCTGCGGGGCGCCGGGCGCCGGGACGACGATCGCCAGGCCGACCTCGCCCCAGTGCGGGTCGGGCACCCCGATCACCGCGACCTCCTGCACCTCGGGCAGCTCGAGCATCACGGACTCGACCTCGGCGGGGTACACGTTCTCCCCGCCCGAGATGATCATGTCCTTGTACCGGTCGCGGATGTAGAGGTAGCCGTCCTCGTCGGTCGAGCCGGCGTCCCCGGAGTGGTACCAGCCGTCGACGATCGCCGCCGCGGTGGCCTCCGGGGCGTTCCAGTAGCCAGCCATGATGTTCGGCCCGGAGAGCACGATCTCGCCGACCTCGCCGGGCAGGCACTCGGTGCCGTCGGGCCGCACCACCCGGACGTCGGTGAAGAACTGCGGCTTGCCCGCCGACCCGACGTGGCTGACCGCGTCGGCGCTGTCCAGGGCCGTGCCGGCCGGCGCCGACTCGGTCATCCCGTACGCCTGCTGGACGGTGACCCCGCGGTCGAGCCAGGTGCGCAGCAGCGGCAGGGGGAGCGGGGCCCCGGCCGCGCCGATCGTGCGCAGCGCCGACAGGTCCAGGGTGGTGAAGCCGGGCTGCCGGCTGAGCGCGTCCAGCATCGTCGGGACGGCGAAGAACGACGTCACCCGCTGCTCGGCGATGACCGCCAGGGTGGCCGGGGGGTCGAACCCGCGGACCAGCACCCCGCACCCGCCGCGCAGCAGGGTCGGGTTGAGCGTGCCGTTCAGCCCGCCGATGTGGAACAGCGGCGCCAGGGCGAGGGTGCGCTCGTCGGGGGTGAAGTCGAACCCGAGCACCTGGCTCATGCAGGCCCAGGTCATGTTGCCGTGGGTCAGCACCGCGCCCTTCGGACGGCCCGTGGTGCCCGAGGTGTACATGATCAGGCAGTGGTCGTCGAGGGTGACGGTCTCGTCGCGCTGCACCGGCTCGGCGGCGGCGAGCAGCTCCTCCCAGTCCAGGGAGCCGGCACCGCCGGCCAACGGCGGCTCGGCCGCGACCCACGCCCGGACGGCGGGCAGGGCGGCGCGCAGCACGTCGGCCGTCCCGCCGTGCTCCCGGCCGTGCACGACCAGCGAGGCGCCGGAGTGCTCGAGCACGTACTGCGCCTCCGGCGGGGTCAGCCGGGCGTTGACCGGCACCCAGGTCGCGCCCAGCTGACCGCAGGCGTAGAGCGTCTCCAGCCCGGCGGGGTGGTTGGCGCCCAGCCAGGCGACCCGGTCACCCCGCTGGACGCCGAGCCCGGCCAGCGCCGACGCGGCCCGCCGGACCCGCAGCGCGAACTCGCCGTGCGTCGTCGTGGCGCCCTCGAACCACAGCGCCGGCTTGTGCGGCGAGCTGCGCAGGTGCCGCTCGGGCCAGGAACCCAGACCGGCGTTCCTCACCGCAGCCCCAGGGCCCGGATCGCGTTCTCCTTCATGATCAGCGGCACGACCTCGGGCTTGACGTCCAGCTGCGCGAAGTCGGCGATCCAGCGCTCCGGACGCAGCAGCGGGTAGTCGGAGCCGAAGAGCACCTTGTGCTTGAGCAGCCCGTTCGCGGCCTTGACCAGCTGCGGCGGGAAGTACTTCGGCGACCAGCCGGACAGGTCGATGTAGGCGTTGGCCTTGTGCGTGGCCACCGAGATGGCGGCGTCCTGCCAGGGCACCGACGGGTGGGCCATGATGATCGTCAGCCCGGGGAAGTCGGCGGCGACGTCGTCGAGCAGCATCGGGTCGGAGTAGCGCAGCTTGATGCCCCGCCCGCCCGGCAGCCCGGCGCCGATCCCGGTCTGGCCGGTGTGGAAGAGCGCCGGCACGCCCAGGGACTGCAGCTCCTCGTACAGCGGGTAGACCGCCCGGTCGTTGGGCTCGAAGCCCTGCAGCGACGGGTGGAACTTGAACCCCCGTACGCCGTGGTGCTCCACCAGCTTGCGGGCCAGCCGGATGCCGGCCACCCCGCGGGCCGGGTCGACCGAGCCGAACGGGATGAGCACGTCGGGGTGCTCGGCCGCCAGGTCGGCGATCTCCTCGTTGGACAGCGGCGGCTGCCCGGTGGCCATCTCGGTGTCGACGGTGAAGACCACCGCGGCCATGTTGCGGGCGCGGTAGTCGGCGGCGATGTCGGGCACCGTCGGGTCGTAGGGGTCGCCCTTGAAGTACCTCGAGGCCGCCGCCGACAGCTCGTCGTCCAGCGCCATGTGGCCGTGGGTGTCGGCGTGCACGTGGGTGTGCACGTCGATGGCGACCAGCGCGTCGAGGTCCAGCTGCAGGGTCACTGCGCCGTCTCCTTCGCGGGCGGCTCCGGCAGCTGCTGGCCGACGGTCTGCAGCGAGCCGGCGAAGGCCTTCGGCCACACCTCGTCGATGGCGTCCGCGGACCAGCCGGCGCCGTCGGCGAACTCGACGACGACCTCGGTCGGGTGCGACCAGAGCGCGAGCCGGTCGCCGCCGATGCCGATGGCCTGGCCGGTGATCCCGGCGGCGGCGTCGGAGGCGAGGAAGGCGACCAGCCCCGCGGCGTCCTCCGGGGTGCCGAAGCCGAGCTCCTGCCGGGCGAAGGACGGCAGCGGCTCGCCCTTCTTCAGCATCTCGATGTAGGGCTGCACGAACGGCACGGTCTCGGTCATCGCCGTGGCCGCGACCGGGATGACCGCGTTCACGGTGATCTGCGCCCGGGCCAGCTCCATGGCCCAGGTGCGGACCATGCCGACGATGCCGGCCTTGGCCGCGGCGTAGTTGGTCTGGCCGAAGTTGCCGACCTGGCCGGTGGGGGAGCCGATGCAGATGACCCGCCCGCCCTCACCCTGCTCGCGCATCCGGACGGCCGCGGCGCGCGTGCAGGTGAAGGTGCCGCGCAGGTGGGTGGTGATCACGGCGTCGAACTGCTCGTCGGTCATCTTCCACAGCGTCGTGTCCCGCAGGATGCCGGCGTTGTTCACCAGCACGTCGAGGCGACCGAACTCGTCGACCGCCCGGCCGACCAGCGCCTGCGCGGCCTCGCTGGTACCGACGGGGACCACCTCGGCGACGGCGGTGCCGCCGGCCGCGGTGATCGCCGCGACGGCGGCCTCGGCGACCTCGGCCTCGACGTCGTTCACCACGACGGCGGCGCCCGCGCGGGCCAGTTCGGTGGCGTAGGCGAGGCCGAGGCCCCGTCCGGATCCGGTGACGACGGCGACCTTGCCGGTCAGGTCCACGGGTGCTCCTCATCGAGACGGGGGTGGTGCGGCGACGGTAGGTGCGTATCTTGGAGGTTGTCAACGATGGAGGTGACCATGGGACGCACGTTCGCCGACGACCTCGGCTTCCTGCTGTCGCGGGCCAGCGGGGTGGTCGTCCGGGCGACCAACGCGGCCCTGGCCGAGCACGGGCTGCGGGTGCGCCAGTACTCCGTGCTGGCCCTGGCCGAGGAGTCCCCGGAGGGGCTGTCGCAGCGCGAGCTCGGCACCGTGCTGGGGCTGGACCCCTCCCAGGTCGTGCTGCTCGTCGACGAGCTCGTCGCCGCCGGGCTGGTCGAGCGGCGGACGTCCCCGTCGGACCGGCGCACCCGGCTGGTGGTCGCCACCCCTGAGGGGCGGCGGGTGCGCGAGGCGGCCGGGCAGGCTGCCGACGCCGCCCTGGAGGGTCCGCTCGCGCTGCTCGGCGAGGCCGAGCGCGACCGGCTGAGGGACATGCTCACCCGGGTCTGGACCGCCGCGGGCTGACGGGGCCCCGCCGCCCGGAGGTCAGCGGGAGGTGGCCCGCCGGAGCGCTGCGGCAGCGGCCGGCTGGAGGGCCGCGGCCACCCGCGTGTAGAGGGCGGTGCTGGCCGCCGCCGGGTCGTCGGCGCCCAGCTGGCCGGCCGGCAGCCCGGGGTCGGTGCGCAGCAGCAGCAGCCAGTCCGCGCCCAGCAGGGTGCGCTGGGCCAGCGAGCCGGTGACCCGGGGCGGGGCGCTCCAGTCGGCGACGAACCGCAGGTGGGCGCGGCGCAGGGCGGCCACGTCCCAGGCGCGGCGCACCAGCCGGTCGACGTCGGTGCCCGGCAGCGGCCGGGCCGCGAAGGCGTCGGCGAGGTCGGCCGCCTCGGTCAGCTCGCCGGGGGCCAGCACCGCGCCGACGTCGACCGTGCCGGGGGCGATCCACAGCCCGTCGCGCAGCCCGCCGAACCCCGCCCAGGTCAGCCGGGAGCGGACCTTGTGCCGCAGGTCGCGCCGGCTCTCCGGGACCGAGTAGCTCAGCAGCGTCCACTCGCCGGGGGGATGGGCGAACGGCGCGGGCGAGCTCACCCGCTCGTCGGCCCGGCGGAGCACCCGCTCGGCCAGCGGGGTGAGCGTGTACTGGGCGGACCGGCCGACCTGCCCGCGGTCCAGCAGGCCCCGCTGGGTCATCCGCTTCAGCGTCGCCCGGGCCGCCGCCTCGGTGACGCCGAGGTCGGCCAGCACGTCCAGCAGCACGGCGGAGGGCACCGGTGGCAGCTCCTGGTCGAGCACCACCGACCCGAGGAGGCTCAGCAGCAGCGTCTGCGGCCGGTGCGCGGGCGCGGCGGCCGGTGTCGCGCCCTGGTCCGCGCCGAGGTCCGGCCACGGGTCGTCCGGTTCAGCTGCCAGCGCGCTCATGACCCTCCCCGGTCCTCGGCCGATTCCAGCACGAGCGGCCGGAGTCAGCCGGGACGTTAGACACAGTCTTGACGGACGTCGAGATGCTCTCTAGCTTTTCGGTGACTCCGACCACAGCGACCCGTTGTCGGAGCGGCCCCCTGGCGCAGCCCTGGAAGGACGTCGATGTCCGCACCGCTGTTGTCCGTCGAGCACCTCGACGTGGTCTACGACGGCACCATCACCGCGCTGTCCGACGTCTCGCTGACCGTCGACGAGGGCCAGGTGGTCGCCGTGCTCGGGTCCAACGGCGCGGGCAAGACCTCGCTGCTGCGCGCGGTGTCCCGGGCGCTGGACTCCTACGGCGGCGCCGTCACCGGCGGCACCGTCCGGTTCGGCGGCGAGGACCTGGCCGGCCTGGACACCGCGGCCGTCGTCCGGCGCGGGCTGGTGCAGGTGCCCGAGGGGCGGCGGGTCTTCCGCGACCTGACCGTCGAGGACAACCTGCGGGCCGGCGGCTACACCGTGCGCGACGGGAAGGCCCGGGCGGAGGCGCGCGACCGGGTCTTCGACCTGTTCCCCATCCTGGCGGAGCGGCGCGACCAGCCCGGCGGCCTGCTCTCCGGCGGCCAGCAGCAGATGCTGGCGATGGGCCGGGCGCTGATGGTCTCGCCGCGGCTGCTGCTGCTCGACGAGCCCTCGCTGGGGCTGGCACCGCTGCTGGTCGACCAGATCGGCGAGATCATCACCGAGATCAACCGGCAGGGCACCGCGGTGCTGCTGATCGAGCAGAACGCGGTGATGGGCCTGCGGGTCGCCGACGCGGCCTCCGTGCTCGAGGTCGGCCGGGTCACCGCCGCCGGCTCGGCCGCGGAGCTCTCGGCCAGCGACGAGGTGCAGGAGCGCTACCTCGGCGTCGCCGTCCCGGTGGTCGCCACCGAGCCGGTCGCCGCCGAGCCGGAGGTCCCGACGGCCGAGCCGCCGCGGCGGCTGCGGGTCGAGGGCCTGACCGTGCGCTTCGGTGGGATCACCGCGCTGTCCGACGTGAGCTTCACCGTCGAGCCGGGCACCGTGCACGCGCTGATCGGCCCCAACGGCGCCGGCAAGTCCACGCTGGTCAACGTCCTGGGCGGGGCCTACCGGGCCACCGAGGGCACCGTCCACTACGGCGACGAGGAGCTCACCGCCCTGCCGGCGCACCGGGTGGCCGGCCTCGGCGTGGCCCGCACCTTCCAGAACATCTCGCTGGCCCTGGAGGACACCGTCGAGGACAACCTGCTGGTCGGCCGGCACCGGCTGATGAAGGGCGGGGTGGTGGCCGGGGCCTGGCGCTCGCCGCGGGTGCGCCGCGAGGAGCGCGAGCACCGGGAGACCGTCGCCGGCATCGCCGAGCTGCTCGGGATCGCGCACCTGCTGCGCACGCCGGTGCACACGCTGGCCTACGGCGACCGCAAGCGGGTGGAGATGGGCCGGGCGCTCGCGGCCCGCCCGTCGCTGCTGCTGCTCGACGAGCCGGTCGCCGGGATGACGCACGGGGAGTCGCAGGCGATGGCCGAGACCATCCGGCAGGTCCGGCGCGACCTGGGGTTGTCGATCGTGCTGGTCGAGCACGACATGCCCTTCGTGATGGGGCTGGCCGAGCAGGTCACCGTCCTGGACTTCGGCAAGAAGATCGCCGAGGGCACGCCTGCCGAGGTGCAGCGCGATCCCGAGGTCGTCCGGGCCTACCTGGGAGCGGCAGCAGCGTGAGCGACCAGCGAGCGAGCATCGCAGCGAGGTCTGCGAGCGAGGAGCGGGACGAGCGCCGGAGCGGGGTCGCAGCGTGAGCTACTTCCTCGAGCAGGTCCTCAACGGGCTCTCCTTCGGCCTGGTGCTCAGCCTGATCGCCGCGGGCTTCGCCATCGTCTTCACCTCCACCGGCGTGCTGAACTTCGCGCACGGGTCGGTGGTGCTGCTGGGCGCCTACCTCGTCGCCGTGCTCCACCCGACCATCGGCTTCTGGCCCTCGCTGCTGGTCGCCATGGCCGGGGCGGCGCTGGTCGGGGTGCTGATCAACACCCTGCTGGTGCGCCACCTGGCCGACCAGAACGCCGGCACCGCGGCGATCCTGATGCTCGGCGTCGACATCGTCCTGCTGACCGAGCTCACCCGGCGGATCGGCAACCAGGTGCTCACCCTGGGCGCGCCGTGGGGTGCCTCGGTGGTGCGGGTGGGAGACGTGTCCCTGCCGACCGGCCGGGTGGTCGCCGCCGGCGTGACGGTCGTGGCCTTCGCCGCGCTCTGGTACCTCTTCTCCCGCACCGACCTCGGCGTGGGCATGCGCGCCGCCGCGGCCGACGGGCCGACCGCCTCGCTGATGGGCATCCGGCTGTCCCGCACCGCGGCCACCGGCTGGGCGCTCGCGGGGGTGCTGGCCGCCGTCGCCGGTGTCTTCCTCACCTCGTTCCCCGCCCCCGGGGTGGCCCCGACGGTCGCGCTCAGCGCCTTCGCCGCGATCCCGGCCTGGGTGCTCGGCGGCTTCGACTCGGTGCCCGGCGCCGTCGTGGGCGGCCTGGTCATCGGGCTCACCAGCGCGCTGGTCACCGGCTACGAGGGCGACCTCGAGCGGTTCGTCGGCACCGGCTTCGGCGAGATCGCCCCCTACGTCGTCATGATCATCGTCCTGCTCGTGCGGCCCTCGGGCCTGCTGGGCAGCAAGGAGGCCGTCCGTGTCTGAGCTGCCGCGCCGGGTCGCCGGCGCCGTGCTCGTGCTGGTCGCCCTCGCCCTGCCCCTGGTGCTGTCGGACTTCTGGCTGCAGACCGGCCT
This window encodes:
- a CDS encoding MaoC family dehydratase, with amino-acid sequence MTTTTTIAELPELVGQELGTSDWYEVTQQAVDLFAEATGDHQWIHVDVERAKAESPFGGPIAHGYLTLSLIVPLVSQTYTVTDATMGVNYGLNKVRFPAPVPVGSKVRARVTLKDVEQVAGGVQNTLAVTVEREGGDKPVCIAEWVTRTYGG
- a CDS encoding long-chain-fatty-acid--CoA ligase; this encodes MRNAGLGSWPERHLRSSPHKPALWFEGATTTHGEFALRVRRAASALAGLGVQRGDRVAWLGANHPAGLETLYACGQLGATWVPVNARLTPPEAQYVLEHSGASLVVHGREHGGTADVLRAALPAVRAWVAAEPPLAGGAGSLDWEELLAAAEPVQRDETVTLDDHCLIMYTSGTTGRPKGAVLTHGNMTWACMSQVLGFDFTPDERTLALAPLFHIGGLNGTLNPTLLRGGCGVLVRGFDPPATLAVIAEQRVTSFFAVPTMLDALSRQPGFTTLDLSALRTIGAAGAPLPLPLLRTWLDRGVTVQQAYGMTESAPAGTALDSADAVSHVGSAGKPQFFTDVRVVRPDGTECLPGEVGEIVLSGPNIMAGYWNAPEATAAAIVDGWYHSGDAGSTDEDGYLYIRDRYKDMIISGGENVYPAEVESVMLELPEVQEVAVIGVPDPHWGEVGLAIVVPAPGAPQDGDALRATLRARLAGFKVPKQVRYVTELPKTATGKIRKPDLRHTYVPTEEDA
- a CDS encoding amidohydrolase family protein produces the protein MDLDALVAIDVHTHVHADTHGHMALDDELSAAASRYFKGDPYDPTVPDIAADYRARNMAAVVFTVDTEMATGQPPLSNEEIADLAAEHPDVLIPFGSVDPARGVAGIRLARKLVEHHGVRGFKFHPSLQGFEPNDRAVYPLYEELQSLGVPALFHTGQTGIGAGLPGGRGIKLRYSDPMLLDDVAADFPGLTIIMAHPSVPWQDAAISVATHKANAYIDLSGWSPKYFPPQLVKAANGLLKHKVLFGSDYPLLRPERWIADFAQLDVKPEVVPLIMKENAIRALGLR
- a CDS encoding SDR family oxidoreductase, with protein sequence MDLTGKVAVVTGSGRGLGLAYATELARAGAAVVVNDVEAEVAEAAVAAITAAGGTAVAEVVPVGTSEAAQALVGRAVDEFGRLDVLVNNAGILRDTTLWKMTDEQFDAVITTHLRGTFTCTRAAAVRMREQGEGGRVICIGSPTGQVGNFGQTNYAAAKAGIVGMVRTWAMELARAQITVNAVIPVAATAMTETVPFVQPYIEMLKKGEPLPSFARQELGFGTPEDAAGLVAFLASDAAAGITGQAIGIGGDRLALWSHPTEVVVEFADGAGWSADAIDEVWPKAFAGSLQTVGQQLPEPPAKETAQ
- a CDS encoding MarR family winged helix-turn-helix transcriptional regulator yields the protein MGRTFADDLGFLLSRASGVVVRATNAALAEHGLRVRQYSVLALAEESPEGLSQRELGTVLGLDPSQVVLLVDELVAAGLVERRTSPSDRRTRLVVATPEGRRVREAAGQAADAALEGPLALLGEAERDRLRDMLTRVWTAAG
- a CDS encoding PaaX family transcriptional regulator C-terminal domain-containing protein, translated to MSALAAEPDDPWPDLGADQGATPAAAPAHRPQTLLLSLLGSVVLDQELPPVPSAVLLDVLADLGVTEAAARATLKRMTQRGLLDRGQVGRSAQYTLTPLAERVLRRADERVSSPAPFAHPPGEWTLLSYSVPESRRDLRHKVRSRLTWAGFGGLRDGLWIAPGTVDVGAVLAPGELTEAADLADAFAARPLPGTDVDRLVRRAWDVAALRRAHLRFVADWSAPPRVTGSLAQRTLLGADWLLLLRTDPGLPAGQLGADDPAAASTALYTRVAAALQPAAAAALRRATSR
- a CDS encoding ATP-binding cassette domain-containing protein, with protein sequence MSAPLLSVEHLDVVYDGTITALSDVSLTVDEGQVVAVLGSNGAGKTSLLRAVSRALDSYGGAVTGGTVRFGGEDLAGLDTAAVVRRGLVQVPEGRRVFRDLTVEDNLRAGGYTVRDGKARAEARDRVFDLFPILAERRDQPGGLLSGGQQQMLAMGRALMVSPRLLLLDEPSLGLAPLLVDQIGEIITEINRQGTAVLLIEQNAVMGLRVADAASVLEVGRVTAAGSAAELSASDEVQERYLGVAVPVVATEPVAAEPEVPTAEPPRRLRVEGLTVRFGGITALSDVSFTVEPGTVHALIGPNGAGKSTLVNVLGGAYRATEGTVHYGDEELTALPAHRVAGLGVARTFQNISLALEDTVEDNLLVGRHRLMKGGVVAGAWRSPRVRREEREHRETVAGIAELLGIAHLLRTPVHTLAYGDRKRVEMGRALAARPSLLLLDEPVAGMTHGESQAMAETIRQVRRDLGLSIVLVEHDMPFVMGLAEQVTVLDFGKKIAEGTPAEVQRDPEVVRAYLGAAAA
- a CDS encoding branched-chain amino acid ABC transporter permease, with protein sequence MSYFLEQVLNGLSFGLVLSLIAAGFAIVFTSTGVLNFAHGSVVLLGAYLVAVLHPTIGFWPSLLVAMAGAALVGVLINTLLVRHLADQNAGTAAILMLGVDIVLLTELTRRIGNQVLTLGAPWGASVVRVGDVSLPTGRVVAAGVTVVAFAALWYLFSRTDLGVGMRAAAADGPTASLMGIRLSRTAATGWALAGVLAAVAGVFLTSFPAPGVAPTVALSAFAAIPAWVLGGFDSVPGAVVGGLVIGLTSALVTGYEGDLERFVGTGFGEIAPYVVMIIVLLVRPSGLLGSKEAVRV